Proteins found in one Legionella pneumophila subsp. pascullei genomic segment:
- a CDS encoding Maf family protein → MSKFLQQKPIILASSSTIRHKLMNSLGLNFLVVPSNCNEEEIKTRHNSDELIELGITLAKTKALDVSPHYPEHYIIAADQLCVADKRVFNKPLNHQTAVRHLQELSGKQHQQIACLCIVKESKILWQYHETATLTLHHLSEKTIEAYLQAEKPYQSCGAYQYEGLGKWLFKEVQGSEDTILGLPLMPLVNALVNLKVVCI, encoded by the coding sequence ATGTCTAAATTTTTACAACAAAAACCGATTATTCTTGCCTCCTCTTCGACCATCAGACATAAACTCATGAACTCTCTAGGTTTGAATTTTCTGGTTGTACCATCGAATTGCAACGAAGAGGAAATTAAAACAAGGCATAATTCCGACGAACTAATTGAGTTAGGTATTACCCTGGCAAAAACTAAAGCGTTAGATGTCAGCCCACATTATCCAGAGCATTATATCATTGCAGCAGATCAATTATGCGTCGCTGATAAAAGAGTATTTAATAAACCATTAAATCATCAAACAGCTGTAAGACACTTGCAAGAATTAAGCGGGAAACAACATCAACAAATTGCTTGCCTGTGTATTGTTAAAGAGAGCAAAATACTTTGGCAATACCATGAAACGGCGACATTAACACTGCATCACCTGAGTGAAAAAACAATTGAGGCTTATTTACAAGCAGAAAAACCTTATCAGAGTTGTGGTGCTTATCAATATGAAGGTCTAGGCAAGTGGTTATTTAAGGAAGTGCAAGGAAGCGAGGATACCATTCTTGGCTTACCTCTAATGCCATTAGTTAATGCGCTTGTAAACCTTAAGGTGGTATGTATTTAA
- the eno gene encoding phosphopyruvate hydratase: MHIHKIQAREILDSRGNPTVEADVILATGIIGRASVPSGASTGSREACELRDNDPKRYAGKGVQKAVKHVNEEINQALLGFSVDDQENLDRILCQLDNTENKSHLGANAILAASLACARARALSLNQPLYMALNQGEIMTMPVPMMNILNGGAHADNNVDIQEFMIMPIGAPDFPIALQMGTEIFHVLKSVLKKQGLNTAVGDEGGFAPNIQSNRQALDLLSEAIEKAGFRLGEDIVFALDVAASELFSEGFYHMYSENQKFDSHQLIEYYANLISSYPIVSIEDGLDEKDWSGWKQLTTHLGNKIQLVGDDLFVTNPKILQEGIAQGVANAILIKVNQIGTLSETRQAIKLAHKNGYRCVMSHRSGETEDTFIADLAVASGCGQIKTGSLCRTDRTAKYNQLLRINELASLPYAGKSILKR, encoded by the coding sequence ATGCACATACATAAAATTCAGGCACGTGAAATATTAGATTCTCGCGGTAATCCCACCGTTGAGGCAGACGTCATTCTAGCAACCGGTATTATTGGAAGAGCGAGTGTGCCATCTGGAGCTTCCACAGGAAGCCGAGAAGCCTGCGAACTTAGAGATAATGATCCGAAGCGATATGCTGGCAAAGGGGTGCAAAAAGCAGTTAAACACGTTAATGAAGAGATTAATCAGGCATTACTAGGATTCTCTGTTGATGATCAGGAAAATTTAGATCGCATTTTATGCCAATTAGATAATACAGAAAACAAATCTCATCTGGGAGCTAATGCAATTTTGGCTGCTTCACTAGCTTGCGCCAGAGCAAGAGCATTATCTCTTAATCAGCCATTGTATATGGCACTTAATCAGGGTGAAATAATGACCATGCCTGTTCCTATGATGAATATTCTCAATGGAGGCGCTCATGCTGATAATAATGTAGATATTCAAGAGTTTATGATAATGCCAATCGGCGCCCCTGATTTTCCCATAGCATTACAAATGGGAACGGAAATCTTTCATGTACTGAAGTCTGTGTTAAAAAAACAAGGATTAAATACTGCTGTTGGTGATGAAGGTGGTTTTGCACCTAATATTCAATCTAATCGTCAAGCGCTGGATCTTCTTAGCGAAGCGATTGAAAAGGCAGGCTTTCGATTAGGAGAAGACATTGTATTTGCCTTGGATGTTGCTGCCTCTGAGCTTTTTAGTGAAGGCTTTTATCATATGTATTCTGAAAATCAAAAATTTGATTCTCATCAACTCATAGAATACTACGCAAATCTCATTTCCAGTTATCCCATAGTCAGTATTGAAGATGGCCTGGATGAAAAAGACTGGTCTGGATGGAAACAATTAACTACCCATTTGGGAAATAAAATTCAGCTCGTTGGAGATGATTTATTCGTAACTAATCCCAAAATTCTGCAAGAAGGAATTGCCCAGGGTGTTGCTAACGCAATATTAATTAAAGTCAATCAAATAGGTACTTTAAGTGAAACCAGACAGGCTATAAAGCTTGCACATAAAAATGGATACCGATGTGTAATGTCTCACCGTTCAGGAGAAACAGAAGATACTTTTATAGCTGATCTTGCAGTTGCAAGTGGTTGTGGTCAAATTAAAACTGGATCCTTGTGTCGCACAGACAGAACTGCGAAGTATAATCAGCTATTGAGGATAAATGAATTGGCGTCTTTACCTTATGCTGGAAAAAGTATACTGAAAAGATGA
- the ftsB gene encoding cell division protein FtsB, with protein sequence MRPIFIILIIALVALQHKLWLGDGNIIQWIKLEKKLEAHKSQNDKLAARNKALEADIKELKSGDQALEEQARYELGMIKQNEVYYQFVD encoded by the coding sequence ATGCGCCCCATATTCATTATCTTAATTATTGCTTTAGTTGCTTTACAACATAAGCTATGGCTAGGTGATGGAAATATTATCCAATGGATTAAACTCGAAAAAAAACTGGAAGCTCATAAAAGTCAGAACGATAAATTAGCTGCTAGAAATAAAGCATTGGAAGCAGATATCAAAGAGTTAAAAAGTGGTGATCAAGCCCTTGAAGAACAAGCTCGATATGAACTCGGCATGATTAAGCAGAATGAAGTCTATTATCAATTTGTCGATTAG
- a CDS encoding mevalonate kinase codes for MFYDFETTTFGKWILAGEHAVVRGHEALVFPIKERQLILRYNPSSTSLSAEFKGSNGSDMHLLFWSVLERGMHLLGRSLNELGGHFYLDTNIPVGVGMGASAALCVAMSRWYCAQQMIQDNQCSEFAKQLEHLFHGKSSGLDVAGVASDTGVYFKSGLCTPVKQTIYPYWYLSSCNQIGITSHCIQQVECLWDKNPELAHQVDRQMVEAVQEAKAVLEEGGVDALNRLAKAINKAADCFLQWGLVSESLQQHMNHLFADGAIAVKPTGSGGGGFVLSLWDKIPSSQIEMIPV; via the coding sequence ATGTTTTATGATTTTGAAACCACTACTTTCGGCAAATGGATTTTAGCAGGTGAACATGCGGTAGTAAGGGGACATGAAGCTTTAGTATTTCCTATTAAAGAAAGACAATTAATTTTGAGATATAACCCTTCCTCCACGTCCTTAAGCGCAGAATTTAAAGGCAGTAATGGTTCTGATATGCATTTATTATTTTGGAGCGTATTAGAGCGTGGTATGCATTTGTTAGGACGTTCACTGAATGAATTAGGTGGTCATTTTTATTTGGACACCAATATTCCTGTTGGGGTTGGCATGGGTGCTTCGGCAGCTCTTTGTGTTGCCATGAGTCGGTGGTACTGCGCGCAGCAAATGATACAAGATAATCAATGCAGCGAATTTGCCAAACAGTTAGAACATCTGTTTCATGGTAAAAGTAGTGGTTTGGATGTAGCTGGTGTAGCATCAGATACCGGTGTATATTTTAAGTCCGGGCTTTGTACTCCAGTAAAACAAACCATTTATCCCTATTGGTATTTATCCTCTTGCAATCAAATTGGTATTACGTCTCATTGTATACAGCAAGTTGAATGTTTATGGGATAAAAATCCAGAGCTTGCTCACCAAGTGGATAGGCAAATGGTAGAGGCCGTTCAGGAAGCAAAAGCTGTTTTGGAAGAAGGGGGAGTTGATGCTTTAAATCGCTTGGCAAAAGCGATAAATAAAGCGGCAGATTGTTTTTTACAATGGGGATTGGTTAGTGAAAGCTTACAACAACATATGAATCACTTGTTCGCTGATGGTGCAATTGCTGTTAAGCCAACTGGTTCAGGCGGTGGAGGGTTTGTATTAAGCCTTTGGGACAAAATTCCTTCCTCGCAAATAGAGATGATTCCGGTCTAG